A region from the Desulfobaccales bacterium genome encodes:
- a CDS encoding HIT domain-containing protein, which yields MKVLWAPWRMEYILGEDKTPGCIFCPEPGEDLAERLVLFSGSLTRIMMNKYPYINGHLLVSPIRHTPGLDDLTPAEMLDLMTKVRESLTLLKRLMRPDGFNVGLNLGIVAGAGVESHLHFHIVPRWNGDTNFIPVFADVRVIPEHFRQTYERLAPHFQAMPDEDKTCVSLK from the coding sequence ATGAAAGTGTTGTGGGCCCCGTGGCGCATGGAGTACATCCTGGGGGAAGATAAAACCCCGGGCTGCATTTTCTGCCCCGAACCCGGAGAAGACCTGGCGGAACGGCTGGTGCTGTTCAGCGGCAGCCTCACCCGCATCATGATGAACAAGTATCCTTATATTAACGGCCATCTGTTGGTCTCCCCGATCCGCCACACTCCCGGCTTGGATGATCTGACCCCGGCTGAGATGCTGGATCTTATGACCAAAGTCCGGGAGTCGCTGACCCTCTTGAAGCGCCTCATGCGCCCCGATGGCTTCAATGTGGGCCTCAACCTGGGGATCGTCGCCGGGGCCGGGGTGGAAAGCCATCTCCATTTTCATATTGTGCCCCGCTGGAACGGCGACACCAATTTTATCCCGGTGTTTGCCGATGTCCGGGTGATTCCGGAGCACTTCCGTCAGACTTATGAACGCCTGGCGCCCCATTTCCAGGCCATGCCAGATGAGGATAAGACATGCGTTTCGTTAAAATAA
- a CDS encoding prenyltransferase translates to MRLSVYVRAVRLPFLTGSLFPVAVAAALAYFHDHTWNLLRFGLTALGVAALQCGANLINDYYDSFGSDPLNLNVTPFSGGSRVIQNRQMSPAAVKTMAHALFAVGVGCGLTLIYLGRPWVAFIGLLGLAAAVCYSASPMQLMSGGLGEGLIFLAFGPLLSWGAYYVQTGNLSLLAAVISLPLAFLITAIIWINEFPDLEADIAAAKHHLVARLGLRLSRWVYAGLMLGPFLSLFVLIELFHLPDLIVAGLVTLPLAWRAVRLVFRTANTDPEFVAAQALTIQTHFFMGLSLTLALLYAAWWR, encoded by the coding sequence ATGAGATTATCGGTCTATGTGCGGGCTGTACGGCTTCCCTTCCTTACCGGGTCGCTCTTTCCGGTGGCGGTGGCCGCGGCCCTGGCCTATTTCCATGACCACACCTGGAACCTCCTGCGGTTTGGCCTTACTGCTCTGGGGGTGGCAGCCTTGCAGTGCGGGGCCAATCTGATCAACGACTACTATGACTCTTTCGGCAGTGACCCCCTGAACCTTAACGTAACGCCCTTTAGCGGCGGCAGCCGGGTGATTCAGAACCGGCAGATGAGCCCGGCGGCGGTCAAGACCATGGCCCACGCCTTGTTCGCCGTGGGGGTCGGATGCGGCCTCACCTTGATTTACCTGGGCCGGCCTTGGGTGGCCTTTATCGGCCTGCTGGGTTTGGCCGCGGCCGTGTGCTATTCCGCCTCGCCCATGCAGCTCATGAGCGGCGGCCTGGGAGAGGGCCTCATTTTTCTGGCCTTCGGCCCCCTGCTCTCTTGGGGCGCTTATTATGTCCAGACCGGAAACCTCAGCCTTCTGGCTGCGGTGATCAGCCTGCCCCTGGCCTTTCTCATCACCGCCATCATCTGGATCAACGAGTTTCCCGACCTGGAGGCGGATATCGCCGCAGCCAAGCACCACCTGGTGGCCCGGCTGGGTTTAAGGCTTTCCCGCTGGGTCTATGCCGGACTGATGCTGGGGCCTTTTCTCAGCCTCTTTGTCCTCATAGAATTGTTCCATTTGCCCGATCTCATTGTCGCGGGTCTGGTGACGCTGCCCCTGGCCTGGCGGGCCGTACGCCTGGTCTTCCGCACCGCCAATACCGACCCCGAATTTGTCGCAGCCCAGGCCCTCACCATCCAGACCCACTTTTTCATGGGCCTGAGCCTCACTCTGGCATTGCTGTATGCGGCGTGGTGGCGGTGA
- a CDS encoding glycine zipper family protein, protein MTKTILQVLLVITIVASSLACAAKRPVLSPNAQLDAVGMDAAQQDIDDCLRRVNEGGLESGQAGKVASSTAIGAATGAAVGAVAGAVVGAAGRGAAAGAAGGGTGGLIRGLFHAGDRGLNPEQRQLVEQCLRDKGYEVSGWK, encoded by the coding sequence ATGACCAAAACAATTTTGCAAGTCTTATTGGTGATCACCATCGTAGCCTCAAGCCTGGCCTGCGCAGCCAAACGTCCTGTCCTTAGCCCCAATGCGCAACTCGACGCGGTGGGGATGGACGCAGCCCAGCAGGATATCGATGATTGTCTGCGGCGGGTAAACGAAGGGGGGCTGGAATCCGGGCAAGCCGGCAAGGTTGCCAGCTCCACTGCCATTGGAGCCGCGACCGGGGCCGCGGTGGGTGCGGTGGCTGGGGCGGTGGTCGGAGCTGCTGGCCGAGGCGCGGCCGCAGGAGCAGCCGGGGGCGGTACCGGCGGCCTTATCCGGGGACTCTTTCATGCCGGGGACCGGGGCCTTAATCCGGAGCAGCGGCAGCTGGTGGAACAATGCCTCCGCGACAAGGGCTATGAGGTCAGCGGGTGGAAATAG
- the mutS gene encoding DNA mismatch repair protein MutS: MTAPPPDKITPMLKQYLSLKDRYADALVLFQIGDFYETFFNDAEVAARALNITLTSRSRQGDDRVPLAGFPIHAAASYIPRLLEQGFKVVVCDQTEDPGQAKGLVRREVTRILTRGTVVDLAALDARADNYLAAVTFKGARWGLAFLELSTGEFRLTEGVGADALGDELWRLKPAELVVPDNLDPALLAPALVPFDTPPTQRVVSAYGFDPEAARREVGQALGTLFLDGFGLEAYQLGVAAAGAILRYLKDSYTPNLPHLDRLLAYRRDDFLGLDEATLRHLEIFETWRSRSRQGSLLETLDDTITPMGARRLSQWLRYPLQDQTEINARLDAVAFFKDSGLLRQRWRQTLKGLGDLERLTARVALEQATPREVGAVKEALARVPLLQALLPDELPSLVAQVAADLDGLPELQNLIGRALVDDPPANLQAGGIIREGFDPGLDELIVLSREGKDWIARLVATERARTGINSLKVHYNKVFGYYLEVSKANLHLVPPDYIRKQTLVNAERYITEGLKEYESRVLGAEEARLKKETELFQELRRQLGEEALRLKQVARALGILDVCAALAELAALHQYSRPQIVAEPVLKIIQGRHPVIERLLPAGSFVPNDVVLAGDSQVLIVTGPNMSGKSTILRQVALTVLLAHMGSFVPAAAAVIGLTDRIFTRVGAVDDIGRGQSTFLVEMHETARILHQATPRSLVILDEIGRGTSTFDGLSLAWAVAEHLHDLKGVGVKTLFATHYQELTELSRLKPRVENFQVLVTESAGDIVFLHRLAPGAAPQSYGIQVAKLAGVPPEVIARAQEVLENLEAGSLDPMGLPRLARSRRRQLRGVPQPTLFDPPADEPH; this comes from the coding sequence ATGACCGCTCCACCCCCGGACAAAATCACCCCCATGTTGAAGCAGTACTTGTCCCTCAAGGACCGGTACGCCGATGCTTTGGTGCTCTTTCAGATAGGTGATTTTTACGAGACCTTTTTCAATGACGCTGAGGTCGCGGCCCGGGCTCTCAACATTACCCTCACCTCCCGTTCGCGCCAGGGAGACGACCGTGTTCCTCTGGCCGGCTTCCCCATCCATGCGGCCGCGAGCTACATCCCGCGCCTTTTAGAGCAGGGCTTCAAGGTGGTGGTGTGCGACCAAACGGAAGACCCAGGCCAAGCTAAGGGCCTGGTGCGCCGGGAAGTCACCCGCATCCTTACCCGGGGCACGGTGGTTGACCTCGCCGCCCTGGATGCCCGGGCCGACAATTACCTGGCCGCGGTGACTTTTAAGGGCGCCCGTTGGGGCCTGGCTTTCCTGGAGCTGTCCACCGGGGAATTCCGCCTCACCGAGGGCGTGGGCGCCGATGCCTTGGGTGATGAGTTATGGCGGCTGAAACCCGCGGAATTGGTGGTCCCGGATAATCTGGACCCGGCCCTCCTGGCTCCCGCCCTGGTCCCCTTCGACACTCCTCCGACGCAGCGGGTGGTATCTGCCTATGGGTTTGATCCGGAAGCGGCCCGCCGGGAAGTGGGACAGGCTTTGGGAACCCTCTTCCTGGACGGCTTCGGACTTGAGGCCTACCAGTTGGGGGTGGCCGCGGCCGGAGCCATCCTCCGGTATCTCAAAGATTCTTATACTCCTAACCTCCCCCACCTGGACCGCCTGCTGGCTTACCGCCGAGACGACTTTCTGGGGCTGGATGAGGCTACGCTGCGCCACCTGGAAATTTTCGAAACCTGGCGCAGCCGGTCCCGGCAGGGGTCGCTGCTGGAAACCCTGGACGACACCATCACCCCTATGGGGGCCCGGCGCCTGAGCCAGTGGCTGCGTTATCCTTTGCAAGACCAGACCGAGATCAACGCCCGCCTGGACGCTGTTGCGTTTTTCAAAGATAGCGGCCTGTTGCGTCAGCGCTGGCGTCAGACCTTGAAAGGGTTGGGGGATTTGGAACGCCTCACCGCCCGGGTGGCCCTGGAACAGGCCACGCCCCGGGAAGTCGGGGCCGTTAAAGAGGCCCTGGCTCGAGTCCCGCTTTTGCAGGCCTTGTTGCCCGATGAGCTTCCCTCATTGGTGGCTCAGGTGGCGGCTGACCTGGACGGCCTGCCCGAACTCCAGAACCTGATAGGCCGGGCCCTGGTGGATGACCCTCCGGCCAATCTCCAGGCCGGCGGCATCATCCGGGAGGGGTTCGACCCCGGGTTGGACGAACTCATCGTGCTGTCCCGGGAAGGCAAAGACTGGATCGCCCGCCTGGTGGCCACGGAGCGGGCCAGGACCGGCATCAACTCCCTGAAGGTGCACTATAACAAGGTTTTCGGCTACTACCTGGAGGTATCTAAGGCCAACCTGCATCTGGTGCCGCCGGATTACATCCGCAAACAGACCCTGGTGAATGCCGAACGCTACATCACCGAGGGCTTGAAGGAGTATGAGTCCCGGGTCCTGGGCGCGGAAGAAGCGCGCCTCAAAAAGGAAACGGAGCTGTTTCAGGAGTTACGCCGGCAGTTGGGGGAGGAGGCTCTTCGCCTCAAGCAAGTGGCCCGGGCGCTGGGTATTCTGGACGTGTGCGCCGCCTTAGCGGAACTGGCCGCCCTGCATCAATACAGCCGTCCTCAGATTGTGGCCGAGCCAGTGCTCAAGATCATACAAGGTCGCCATCCGGTGATCGAACGGCTCCTGCCGGCCGGCAGCTTCGTGCCTAACGACGTTGTTCTGGCCGGGGACTCCCAGGTGCTCATCGTGACCGGTCCCAATATGAGCGGCAAATCCACCATTTTGCGCCAGGTGGCCCTGACTGTGCTTCTGGCCCACATGGGCAGCTTTGTCCCGGCCGCGGCGGCGGTGATCGGGCTCACTGACCGCATCTTTACCCGGGTGGGGGCAGTGGATGACATCGGCCGGGGCCAGAGCACCTTCCTGGTGGAGATGCACGAAACCGCGCGCATTCTGCACCAGGCTACCCCCCGGAGCCTGGTAATTTTGGATGAGATCGGCCGGGGAACCTCGACCTTTGACGGCCTGTCCCTGGCCTGGGCCGTGGCGGAACATCTCCACGACCTTAAAGGCGTGGGCGTCAAAACCCTGTTTGCCACCCACTATCAGGAACTTACGGAACTGAGCCGTCTCAAGCCCCGGGTGGAAAACTTCCAGGTACTGGTGACGGAATCCGCAGGGGACATCGTCTTCCTCCACAGGCTGGCTCCCGGCGCGGCTCCCCAGAGCTACGGCATCCAAGTGGCAAAGCTGGCCGGCGTGCCCCCGGAAGTCATCGCCCGGGCCCAAGAGGTCCTGGAGAATCTTGAGGCCGGCAGCCTGGACCCCATGGGTCTGCCGCGCCTAGCCCGCTCCCGGCGGCGCCAACTCCGGGGCGTACCACAACCCACGCTGTTCGACCCGCCTGCAGACGAGCCCCATTAA
- a CDS encoding response regulator, with protein sequence MHNKMQIGLTRQEFWWIQPGSYMKEKCNTLLVAERGCELAQSLNFWVTEQGHRLKAVDNIKDLLMTLQNEKIQVLVMDVRLPEEMGYEAISIIKGLDRKLPIIITADENNAEQESRIRQQGIFYYHVNSFGEDDLILAISNAMVRSSQ encoded by the coding sequence TTGCATAACAAAATGCAGATTGGCTTAACGCGGCAGGAATTCTGGTGGATTCAGCCGGGGTCTTACATGAAGGAAAAATGCAACACGCTGCTGGTGGCCGAACGTGGGTGCGAATTGGCCCAGAGCCTGAATTTTTGGGTCACCGAACAGGGGCACCGGCTCAAGGCGGTGGACAATATTAAAGATCTGCTCATGACCCTGCAGAATGAAAAGATTCAAGTGCTGGTCATGGATGTGCGTCTCCCGGAAGAAATGGGCTACGAGGCCATCTCCATTATTAAAGGCCTGGATCGCAAACTGCCCATCATCATTACTGCCGACGAGAATAATGCCGAACAGGAAAGCCGCATCCGCCAGCAAGGAATATTTTATTATCATGTCAATTCCTTTGGCGAGGATGATCTCATATTAGCCATCTCCAACGCCATGGTGCGATCATCCCAATAA
- a CDS encoding NAD(P)H-dependent oxidoreductase subunit E, whose translation MCLEACPIRYQVQLPEDERAARTAYAQATDEDLVAAIIDRYRETPGNLLPILLGVNKKFNWLPRCAIEHVSDELRIPVSEILRVATFYNAFSLVPRGKHIISVCLGTGCFVKGSPRLLDRLERELGIKHGQTTEDFMFSLEVVRCIGCCALAPAMRVGDDTFGRLSPSAVPKILKSYAESYGREEEQLT comes from the coding sequence GTGTGCCTGGAAGCCTGCCCCATCCGCTACCAGGTGCAGTTACCGGAAGATGAGCGGGCGGCCCGCACCGCGTACGCCCAGGCCACCGACGAAGACTTAGTGGCCGCCATCATTGACCGGTACCGGGAAACCCCGGGTAATCTCCTGCCCATCTTGCTCGGCGTCAATAAGAAATTTAACTGGCTCCCCCGCTGCGCCATAGAGCATGTATCCGATGAGCTCAGGATACCCGTCTCCGAAATTCTACGGGTGGCCACTTTCTACAACGCCTTCAGCCTGGTTCCCCGGGGCAAGCATATCATCAGCGTCTGCCTGGGCACGGGCTGTTTTGTCAAGGGTTCTCCCAGGCTTCTGGACCGGCTGGAACGGGAGCTGGGCATCAAGCATGGCCAGACTACCGAGGACTTCATGTTCTCCCTGGAGGTGGTGCGCTGCATCGGCTGTTGCGCCCTGGCCCCGGCCATGCGGGTAGGCGATGACACCTTCGGCCGCTTGAGCCCCTCTGCTGTGCCCAAGATCCTGAAATCATACGCCGAATCCTATGGGCGGGAGGAGGAACAGCTCACATGA
- a CDS encoding asparaginase, translating to MPSKITPPVLIEVTRGARVESCHRGHIVVIDAQGNLRHSLGDPEVQVCMRSLAKPFQALPVLTTGAADAFGFGPEEVALFSGSLSGQDFQVDLVKRVLERLKLTPEVLQCGAHPPLHRPSAQALAKAGEKPGPLHHTCAGKHAAMLTLCVHHGWPVDNYLDQEHPVQKLILGAVARMVGVPPPQITVAIDGCGAPVFYMPLKNIALGYARLAGAKPDSPGGILMAAILANPKFIAGDGRLETTAMEALPGKLFAKSGSEGGYGLSLMEDGLGVAFKIEDGAVRALNPTVVAILEQMGVLTPAATAALAAFRQPPILNHRKEEVGRVRPAFSLLA from the coding sequence ATGCCAAGTAAAATAACCCCTCCTGTCTTAATCGAAGTAACCCGGGGCGCCCGGGTGGAAAGTTGTCACCGGGGCCACATCGTGGTGATAGACGCCCAGGGCAACCTGCGCCATAGCCTGGGCGACCCTGAGGTGCAGGTGTGCATGCGTTCCCTGGCCAAGCCTTTTCAGGCTTTGCCGGTTCTGACCACCGGGGCCGCGGACGCCTTTGGGTTCGGGCCGGAAGAGGTGGCCCTGTTTTCCGGGTCGTTGAGCGGCCAGGATTTTCAGGTGGACCTGGTCAAGCGGGTCCTGGAACGCTTGAAGCTCACCCCGGAGGTCCTGCAATGCGGCGCGCATCCGCCCCTGCATCGCCCCTCGGCCCAGGCGTTGGCGAAGGCCGGGGAAAAACCCGGCCCCCTGCATCATACCTGTGCCGGCAAGCACGCGGCCATGTTGACCCTCTGCGTCCATCACGGCTGGCCGGTCGATAACTACCTGGACCAGGAGCACCCGGTGCAAAAACTCATCCTGGGCGCGGTGGCCCGGATGGTGGGGGTGCCGCCGCCACAGATCACCGTGGCTATTGACGGCTGCGGCGCACCGGTTTTCTATATGCCTTTGAAAAACATCGCCTTGGGTTATGCCCGCCTGGCGGGGGCCAAACCGGATTCGCCCGGAGGGATACTCATGGCCGCGATCCTGGCCAATCCCAAGTTCATCGCCGGGGATGGCCGGCTGGAGACCACCGCCATGGAAGCCCTGCCGGGCAAGCTCTTTGCCAAGTCCGGGTCCGAAGGGGGCTATGGTTTAAGCCTGATGGAGGACGGCCTCGGGGTGGCCTTTAAGATCGAGGATGGCGCGGTGCGGGCCCTTAACCCCACCGTAGTGGCCATCCTGGAGCAAATGGGAGTGCTCACCCCCGCGGCAACGGCAGCCCTGGCCGCCTTCCGGCAGCCACCGATCCTCAACCACCGAAAAGAAGAGGTGGGCCGGGTCAGACCGGCTTTTAGCCTCCTTGCCTAA
- a CDS encoding methylenetetrahydrofolate reductase produces MPLQEKLISGEFVILAEMEPPKGTDISDMVANANSVKRMVDAFVVPEMNNAVMRLSSLGGALLLQTKGVETVLQVCCRDRNRLALQGDLLAAQALGIPNVMAVAGEEITHGDHHEAKAVYDINLLELISAIGTLRGGRDMAGVDLKGAPQFLVGSTVKVPAGSEGLKTELADLDKKIAAGARFFTTQPVFDVAVLENFKKQAGSRPAAIIPTVLLLKSVGMARYINRHLEMKIPEEYITRIHKAADRVRECVQIAAEFAAAIKQKGFPGVLIATIGWEDKLPSILGAAGL; encoded by the coding sequence ATGCCATTACAAGAGAAATTGATTTCCGGTGAATTCGTCATTCTGGCGGAAATGGAGCCGCCCAAAGGTACGGATATTTCCGACATGGTGGCCAACGCCAACAGTGTCAAACGCATGGTGGACGCCTTTGTGGTTCCGGAGATGAACAACGCGGTCATGCGGTTGAGCTCTCTGGGCGGCGCGCTCCTCTTACAGACCAAGGGAGTGGAAACGGTGTTGCAGGTTTGCTGCCGGGACCGCAATCGCCTGGCGCTGCAAGGCGACCTGCTGGCGGCCCAGGCTCTGGGAATCCCCAATGTTATGGCGGTGGCCGGAGAGGAGATCACCCACGGCGACCATCATGAGGCCAAGGCCGTTTATGACATCAATCTCCTGGAGTTGATCTCCGCCATCGGCACCTTGCGGGGCGGCCGGGATATGGCCGGGGTGGACCTTAAAGGGGCGCCCCAATTCCTGGTGGGGTCTACGGTCAAGGTGCCGGCCGGGTCCGAAGGCCTGAAGACGGAGTTGGCGGACCTGGATAAAAAAATTGCTGCGGGGGCCCGATTTTTTACTACTCAGCCAGTTTTCGACGTAGCGGTCTTGGAGAATTTCAAAAAGCAGGCGGGAAGCCGCCCGGCGGCCATCATCCCCACAGTGCTGCTCCTCAAGAGTGTGGGCATGGCACGCTATATCAACCGCCATCTGGAGATGAAAATCCCGGAAGAGTACATCACGCGGATTCACAAAGCCGCCGACCGGGTGCGGGAGTGTGTGCAGATCGCGGCGGAATTTGCAGCGGCCATTAAACAGAAGGGATTCCCGGGAGTGCTCATCGCCACCATTGGGTGGGAAGATAAATTGCCGTCGATCCTGGGCGCCGCCGGTTTGTAG
- a CDS encoding restriction endonuclease, producing MFNRILWTLDNEMDGSRFERLCTDLLSREGYKDIVPIGGTHDRGRDAEIHSLKGIKYTGGITFFQYSLEERWEGKLKRELEKVCKHDHKIDSYVFVTSRKVTGRKRDQLASIVANKYQWGLIIYDREWLRHRLEEVHPDLAAKYLAVPESISIRKPTRSEPIPPAPDQGNEKAWVLFRQAEYEAASVEFKTLLKMNDKNVRLWQALAWCQYSLFHYNEALLSINRAISLYENDNNNWLLKACILTEAGIQTGLKANLLLAKNIFERIAKNSKRWVDHYNYGNVLHSLGEHKAAKKEFLLAIEYDPRQASVWKNLGAVYFHLHNYNEEINCYDKALAINSDLPEALASKGVTLFRIFGKAQEAADLILKAIEIDSSIAIRWPLAWYWLSQAYFEMGNLSEALSQVNAGLEIVPHHTGLLDLKAMILSKLWPEDSSYIEQAILFFKFRTELSNEDYNSLLELIKIYNANGQTKKFLDLLKQYFDLGDIDILPLLEMTGYNFNDCLIALRYLPGYRAFRNFNPISDYISLIDNKELNSDSDFNKTLFIIFSIPFGCACHLLAKTPHKERSKRLAQVRSLIQNSLQLSLPKQSSRLARIVKLDTKEEIADGLSRILVFWPDIALLELSRQFGYVGGFFGVPAKKIDKSVAGIGETLSQWQAIIRNDTFFGINKCLRIFKEG from the coding sequence ATGTTTAATCGTATCTTATGGACACTCGACAATGAGATGGATGGGAGTCGCTTTGAGCGATTATGCACGGATTTGCTTTCTCGCGAGGGTTACAAAGATATCGTACCAATTGGGGGCACACATGATCGGGGACGTGATGCTGAAATCCACTCACTAAAAGGAATTAAATACACCGGGGGAATAACATTCTTTCAGTATTCCCTTGAAGAACGATGGGAAGGCAAACTGAAGCGAGAGCTGGAAAAAGTATGCAAGCACGATCATAAGATCGATAGCTACGTTTTCGTAACAAGCAGAAAAGTAACAGGGCGGAAACGGGATCAACTTGCATCAATAGTTGCCAATAAGTACCAGTGGGGTCTCATCATTTATGACCGCGAATGGTTACGACATCGTCTTGAGGAAGTTCACCCAGATTTAGCCGCAAAGTATCTCGCCGTGCCAGAATCGATTTCAATTAGAAAACCTACGAGATCAGAACCAATACCACCAGCCCCGGATCAAGGTAACGAAAAGGCTTGGGTTCTCTTCCGGCAAGCCGAATATGAAGCTGCTTCTGTGGAATTCAAGACCTTACTCAAAATGAATGACAAAAATGTCCGACTATGGCAAGCCCTTGCTTGGTGCCAATACTCGCTATTTCACTATAATGAGGCTCTCTTAAGCATAAATCGTGCTATTTCTCTTTATGAGAATGATAACAATAATTGGTTATTAAAAGCATGTATTTTAACAGAAGCTGGAATTCAAACGGGACTTAAAGCCAACCTTCTATTAGCCAAAAATATCTTTGAAAGAATTGCAAAAAATAGTAAACGTTGGGTTGATCACTATAATTATGGCAATGTTCTTCATTCATTAGGTGAACATAAGGCAGCAAAAAAAGAATTTCTTTTAGCAATTGAGTATGATCCACGGCAAGCATCAGTTTGGAAAAACTTAGGAGCAGTATATTTCCATCTTCATAATTATAATGAGGAGATTAATTGTTACGACAAAGCTCTTGCTATTAATAGTGATCTCCCAGAGGCATTGGCAAGCAAGGGGGTTACCTTATTCAGAATCTTTGGAAAAGCACAAGAAGCCGCTGACCTAATTCTAAAAGCAATTGAAATCGATAGCTCAATTGCGATTCGCTGGCCTTTAGCTTGGTACTGGTTAAGTCAAGCATATTTTGAAATGGGTAATCTTTCAGAGGCGTTAAGTCAAGTTAACGCGGGATTAGAAATAGTTCCTCATCACACTGGCCTTCTCGATCTGAAAGCTATGATATTGTCAAAACTGTGGCCAGAAGATTCTAGTTATATTGAACAAGCGATTCTATTTTTTAAATTTCGAACCGAATTATCGAATGAAGACTATAATAGTCTCTTAGAACTTATAAAGATATATAATGCAAACGGCCAAACTAAAAAGTTTTTAGACTTGCTGAAACAATATTTCGATTTAGGTGACATTGATATTTTACCCCTTCTAGAAATGACGGGATATAATTTTAATGACTGCCTTATTGCTTTGAGATATCTTCCCGGTTATAGGGCTTTCAGAAACTTTAATCCGATATCAGACTACATAAGTTTGATAGATAATAAAGAATTAAATTCAGATTCAGATTTCAATAAGACATTATTTATTATATTTAGTATACCATTTGGTTGCGCTTGTCATCTTTTAGCTAAGACGCCGCATAAAGAGAGATCAAAAAGATTAGCGCAGGTTCGCTCTTTAATTCAGAACTCGCTCCAATTATCACTCCCTAAACAGAGCAGTAGATTAGCAAGAATTGTTAAGCTCGATACAAAAGAGGAAATTGCTGATGGACTTTCGCGAATTCTGGTATTCTGGCCTGACATTGCCCTTTTGGAATTGAGCAGACAATTCGGCTACGTTGGTGGTTTTTTTGGTGTACCAGCAAAAAAGATCGATAAATCAGTAGCAGGGATCGGCGAGACCCTGAGCCAATGGCAAGCCATAATCAGAAATGATACATTTTTTGGAATCAATAAGTGCCTAAGGATTTTTAAGGAAGGATGA
- a CDS encoding LapA family protein, whose product MRFVKIIISTVIVLLGIVFIVENLDMLKHAVRVKMDLYFFTLQSPDIHLWVIILFCFFLGVFTTSLYGIYELVKGRQTIRQLRHNLEILARELKQASATAESSVTAPEPRVVPPSE is encoded by the coding sequence ATGCGTTTCGTTAAAATAATCATCTCCACGGTTATCGTCCTCCTGGGTATCGTCTTTATCGTCGAAAACCTGGACATGCTCAAGCATGCCGTGCGCGTTAAGATGGACCTCTATTTCTTCACCCTCCAGAGTCCGGATATTCATCTTTGGGTCATTATTCTATTCTGTTTTTTCCTGGGGGTGTTCACCACCTCGCTTTACGGCATTTATGAGCTGGTGAAGGGCCGCCAGACCATCCGCCAGCTTCGGCATAACCTGGAAATCCTGGCCAGGGAACTGAAGCAGGCCAGCGCCACCGCAGAAAGTTCGGTGACGGCCCCCGAACCCCGGGTTGTCCCTCCATCCGAATAA